The following nucleotide sequence is from Psychroflexus torquis ATCC 700755.
ATAACGCTGACTTAATTTGAGCCCAACCTTGAAGTTCAGTTTTTGAAAGATTATAAGCAACTATGATAAGTAGTTTATCTTCTTCCATTAATGATTCTGTAAAGTCTTCACCATTTTTCATTACTGAAAAGTCATGGATAGGAGGGAGATAACCTTCAGTTATCAACTCTGTAGTCACAGTTATAAATTCTCCTGGGACATTGGGATAGCTTCCGTTAGTGGTATACACTTTTGAAACACTATTCTCCTCAAACGTCCATTGGTATTCATATACGGCCTCTTGTGCATCGTCAGGAAAGGACATAGCTTCGGGAATGTTTGTTCCTTTTGAATAAGCTCTAAAATCTAAAGCAGGCAAGTGCATTAACACGTGGTAAGCAAAATACAGACAAGCTATAGCAGTAGCAAATACAACCCATTTTAAAGAAGCTTTATTAAATAGTGGTTTTAGATAGCTGTCATTTAAAAACAGAATTAAGATAAGAATAAACAAGATGACGTCTTTTCCAAAAGATTGCCACGGTGTTAATGGAATGGCATCCCCAAAGCATCCACAATCGGTTACTTTATTGAAATAAGCTGAGTAAAAAGTAAGGAAGGTGAAAAATATAATCATAAGTAATAAACTCCATTTCGTAAATTTTGGAGCATATCCTATAAGAAGAGTCACTCCTAAAAGCAACTCATAGATGACAATAAAAATAGCAATTACTAGTGCATATGGCACCAGAAATTCAAGATTTAAGACCCCTTCACCAAAATATTCCTGAAGCTTGTAAGAAAACCCAATCGGGTCATTCAACTTTACAAATCCACTGAAAATAAATAAAACACCAACAAGAATTCTTGATAAACCTACTAAATATCTCATTTAATTTTGTTTTGAGGTCAAATGAATTAAAGCAAATACAGAATAATTGATAATATCGAGATAATTGGCATCTATACCTTCGCTTACCAAAGTTTGACCTTGATTATCTTCAATTTGCTTAACGCGCAATAATTTCTGAAGGATAAGGTCCGTTAGTGAACTGACTCTGAGTTTCCTCCAAGCCTCTCCATAATCATGGTTTTTATCAATCATTAAATCTTTCGATTTTTTGACTTGAACGTTATAATGAGTCAAAGCTTTTTCACTCGTTAAATCGGCTTTATCGGCAAAACCAAGTTCAATTTGAATCAAAGCCATTAAGGAATAGTTGATAATTCCAATAAACTCGGAATCCTCATTTTCTTCAATTTTTTTCTCAGTAGCTTCTTGTAAACTTCGTATTCTACATGCTTTTATATAGATCTGATCGGTCAATGAAGAAAGTCTAAGAATTCTCCAAGCTGTTCCATAATCTTTAGTTTTCATTTCAAAGAGATCTCTGCAGGTCTCGATGACTTGATCAAATTCTTGGTTTGTGGTCATAATTTCTAATCGAAAGGTAAATTTCGACTAATTTTGATAGACTACAAAAACAAAACTATAAATACTGGTAATTTAGCGTGGCATAGGAATTGAACTTACAAGTGAAGAAAGATAATTTCTATTGGGAATCAGTCTTTTCCAAAGAAATCAATATAAAAAAAAGAAGACGAGTCAGTTGTAACTGACATTTTGACAAAAAAATAATTATGGCGAAATCAGGACTATTTAATTTAGATAATTTATCATCTCAGAACATAGACGAGGATGCTGAGCTTATACCCCTAATGACCTCTGAAGACGAAGAAGAAATAAATCGAGAGGATCTTCCCGATGATTTACCAATACTTCCTCTTAAGAATACAGTGTTGTTTCCAGGAGTTGTAATTCCGATCACGGCTGGGAGAGATAAATCTATAAAGTTGATTAACGATGCAAATAACGGAAATAAAACTATTGGTGTTGTAGCTCAAACCAATGATGACGAAGAGCACCCTTCCTATGCAGGTATTCATAAAGTAGGTGTGGTGGCTAGAATCCTAAGGGTTTTAAAAATGCCAGATGGAAATACAACGGTCATTATTCAAGGAAAAAAACGCTTTAAAATTACAGAACTGGTTAGTGATCAACCGTATTTAAAATGTAAAGTTGAAGAATTTGAAGAGCTTAAACCGGAGTCTGACGACAACGAGTTCGAAACTATTATAGACTCCGTAAAAGACCTTTCTCTAAGAATTATAAAGGATAGCCCAAATATTCCGTCAGAGGCCTCCTTTGCTATTAAGAATATTGAGAGTTCTTCATTTCTAATCAATTTTGTTTCTTCCAATATGAATGTAGATGTTGAGGATAAACAAAAACTTTTGGAAACCAGTGACCTAAAAGAAAGAGCGCTTTCCACTTTGAAATATATGAATCTGGAGTTTCAAAAACTCGAGCTAAAGAATGACATACAGTCAAAGGTGCAAAATGACATGAGTCAGCAGCAGCGTGAATACTTCCTTCACCAACAGATGAAAACCATTCAAGAAGAATTGGGAGGGGTTTCTTCTGAAGGAGAAGTAGATGACATGCGCGAACGTGCTAAAGCAAAAGAATGGAAAGAAACTGTTGAAACGCATTTCAATAAAGAATTGGGTAAATTACAAAAAATGAACCCCCAAGTGGCCGAATATTCTATTCAGCGAAACTATTTAGATTTATTTTTGGATCTTCCTTGGGATCACTACAGTGACGATATTTTCGATTTAAAACGAGCCCAGAAAGTTTTGGACAGAGATCACTATGGATTAGAAGATGTTAAGAGAAGAATTATAGAATACCTTGCTGTCCTTAAATTAAGAAAAGACATGAAATCCCCAATTCTCTGTCTTTATGGTCCTCCTGGTGTAGGAAAAACATCTTTGGGTAAGTCTATTGCAGAAGCTTTGGGTAGAAAATATGCTAGAGTTTCTCTTGGTGGGTTAAGAGACGAAGCAGAAGTACGCGGACATCGAAAAACCTATATTGGAGCAATGCCAGGTAGAATTATACAGAGTCTTAAAAAAGCGGGTACTGGTAACCCTGTTTTCGTTTTAGATGAAATCGACAAAATAGGGAATAGTCACCAAGGTGATCCTTCGTCTGCTTTGCTAGAAGTATTAGATCCAGAACAAAATAACGATTTTCATGATAACTTTTTGGAAGTCGGTTACGATTTATCCAAAGTTATGTTCGTAGCAACGGCCAACAATCTTGCAACAATTCATCCTGCTTTAAGGGATAGAATGGAGATCATTAACGTTAGTGGATATACAGTGGAGGAAAAAATTGAAATTGCTAAGCGTCATTTAGTACCTAAACAGATTTCCGAACATGGAATTAAAAAAGAAGATATCAAGCTAGGAAAACAACAGCTTGAAAAAATAATAGAAGGATACACAAGAGAATCAGGAGTTAGAAACCTTGAAAAACAGGTTGCTAAAGTAATTAGAAATATCGCTAAGAATATTGCGATGGAAGAAGACTATGACGTTAAAGTCTCCGATGGAGCTGTTGAAAAAATATTAGGTCCTTCCCGCCCAAGAAATTCTTACGAAAATAATGATGTCGCCGGTGTTGTCACAGGTTTAGCTTGGACTAGTGTAGGTGGTGAAATCTTATTTATTGAATCCATTTTATCTAAAGGAAAAGGAAATCTTAGCATTACAGGTAATTTGGGTAAAGTGATGAAGGAGTCGGCCACTATTGCCATGGAATACATTAAATCCAATGCTGAAAAATTTGATTTGAATACAGATATTTTCACCAATTATAATGTTCATATCCACGTTCCTGAAGGGGCAACTCCAAAAGATGGACCTAG
It contains:
- the lon gene encoding endopeptidase La, translated to MAKSGLFNLDNLSSQNIDEDAELIPLMTSEDEEEINREDLPDDLPILPLKNTVLFPGVVIPITAGRDKSIKLINDANNGNKTIGVVAQTNDDEEHPSYAGIHKVGVVARILRVLKMPDGNTTVIIQGKKRFKITELVSDQPYLKCKVEEFEELKPESDDNEFETIIDSVKDLSLRIIKDSPNIPSEASFAIKNIESSSFLINFVSSNMNVDVEDKQKLLETSDLKERALSTLKYMNLEFQKLELKNDIQSKVQNDMSQQQREYFLHQQMKTIQEELGGVSSEGEVDDMRERAKAKEWKETVETHFNKELGKLQKMNPQVAEYSIQRNYLDLFLDLPWDHYSDDIFDLKRAQKVLDRDHYGLEDVKRRIIEYLAVLKLRKDMKSPILCLYGPPGVGKTSLGKSIAEALGRKYARVSLGGLRDEAEVRGHRKTYIGAMPGRIIQSLKKAGTGNPVFVLDEIDKIGNSHQGDPSSALLEVLDPEQNNDFHDNFLEVGYDLSKVMFVATANNLATIHPALRDRMEIINVSGYTVEEKIEIAKRHLVPKQISEHGIKKEDIKLGKQQLEKIIEGYTRESGVRNLEKQVAKVIRNIAKNIAMEEDYDVKVSDGAVEKILGPSRPRNSYENNDVAGVVTGLAWTSVGGEILFIESILSKGKGNLSITGNLGKVMKESATIAMEYIKSNAEKFDLNTDIFTNYNVHIHVPEGATPKDGPSAGVTMLTSLVSLFTQRKIKKNLAMTGEITLRGKILPVGGIKEKILAAKRAKIKEIILCEDNRKDIEEIKEDYLKGLKINYVSEMHEVLDLALLKQKVKDAKIL
- a CDS encoding DUF1599 domain-containing protein — encoded protein: MTTNQEFDQVIETCRDLFEMKTKDYGTAWRILRLSSLTDQIYIKACRIRSLQEATEKKIEENEDSEFIGIINYSLMALIQIELGFADKADLTSEKALTHYNVQVKKSKDLMIDKNHDYGEAWRKLRVSSLTDLILQKLLRVKQIEDNQGQTLVSEGIDANYLDIINYSVFALIHLTSKQN
- a CDS encoding BT_3928 family protein; the protein is MRYLVGLSRILVGVLFIFSGFVKLNDPIGFSYKLQEYFGEGVLNLEFLVPYALVIAIFIVIYELLLGVTLLIGYAPKFTKWSLLLMIIFFTFLTFYSAYFNKVTDCGCFGDAIPLTPWQSFGKDVILFILILILFLNDSYLKPLFNKASLKWVVFATAIACLYFAYHVLMHLPALDFRAYSKGTNIPEAMSFPDDAQEAVYEYQWTFEENSVSKVYTTNGSYPNVPGEFITVTTELITEGYLPPIHDFSVMKNGEDFTESLMEEDKLLIIVAYNLSKTELQGWAQIKSALSKAKAENYKIIGLTASGPSAISKFKSEYALDFDFYFADETAIKTIIRASPGLVNIEKGTIVDKLSWNDADDF